One genomic window of Pseudoxanthomonas sp. includes the following:
- a CDS encoding acyl-CoA dehydrogenase family protein, with the protein MEPGKAAPFETHVVDNQPPEFGPRDLWTDDIVLREGIAREGADGFLDPLARYGALAGDELYTLGFDANRDKPRLKTHDRFGQRIDLVEFHPAYHRLMQAAKQAGVAGLSWHAPQPGGHVARAALSYLHHQAEAGTSCPLTMTHAAVPVLRREAALREWADKAAAPHYDPRDVAIADKPGITLGMGMTEKQGGSDVRSNATRATALSADGEYTLVGHKWFFSAPMSDGWLVLAQAPAGLTCFLMPRRMPDGGKNAFRLMRLKDKLGDWANASGEVEFTGTWARRIGEEGRGVVTILQMVMLTRLDCMLGATAEMRMALAHALHHTRHRSTFGKPLAEHALMRNVLADLALEWEAALALCLRVAGAVDRSPQQPREADFARVATAIGKYWLCRRAPAFVNEAQECLGGAGYVEESILPRLFRQSPLNGIWEGSGNIQCLDVLRALAREPECGEALLAELASARGLDRDYDRQFDAIASQLAEGQAVEAGSRLLVERLALLLQACVLLRTGSPAAELFCRSRLGGAHGLAMGTLPVSADFGMLIGRALP; encoded by the coding sequence ATGGAACCAGGCAAGGCAGCACCGTTCGAAACGCACGTGGTGGACAACCAGCCGCCGGAGTTCGGTCCGCGCGATCTATGGACCGACGATATCGTGCTGCGCGAGGGCATCGCCCGCGAAGGCGCAGACGGTTTCCTCGACCCCCTGGCGCGCTACGGCGCATTGGCGGGTGACGAGTTGTACACACTCGGCTTCGATGCCAACCGTGACAAGCCGCGGCTGAAGACCCATGACCGCTTCGGCCAGCGCATCGATCTGGTCGAGTTCCATCCTGCCTACCATCGCCTGATGCAGGCGGCCAAGCAGGCCGGCGTCGCGGGCCTGTCCTGGCACGCTCCGCAGCCAGGCGGCCATGTCGCGCGTGCCGCGCTCAGCTACCTGCACCACCAGGCCGAAGCCGGCACCAGCTGCCCGCTGACCATGACCCATGCCGCGGTGCCGGTGTTGCGTCGCGAAGCGGCCTTGCGTGAATGGGCCGACAAGGCGGCCGCGCCGCACTACGACCCACGTGACGTCGCCATCGCCGACAAGCCTGGCATTACCCTGGGCATGGGCATGACCGAGAAGCAGGGTGGCTCGGACGTGCGCAGCAATGCCACCCGCGCCACGGCGCTTTCGGCCGACGGCGAATACACGTTGGTCGGACACAAGTGGTTCTTTTCCGCGCCGATGTCCGATGGCTGGTTGGTGCTGGCGCAGGCGCCCGCGGGCCTGACCTGTTTCCTGATGCCGCGCCGGATGCCGGACGGCGGGAAGAACGCGTTCCGGCTGATGCGGCTCAAGGACAAGCTGGGCGACTGGGCCAACGCCTCGGGCGAAGTCGAGTTCACCGGCACCTGGGCGCGGCGCATCGGCGAGGAAGGCCGCGGCGTGGTCACCATCCTGCAGATGGTCATGCTCACGCGCCTGGATTGCATGCTGGGCGCTACTGCCGAGATGCGCATGGCCCTGGCGCACGCGTTGCACCACACGCGCCACCGCAGCACCTTTGGCAAGCCGCTGGCCGAACACGCGTTGATGCGCAACGTACTGGCCGACCTGGCGCTGGAATGGGAGGCTGCGCTGGCCCTGTGCCTGCGCGTAGCCGGCGCGGTGGACCGTTCGCCGCAACAGCCGCGCGAAGCCGATTTCGCCCGCGTGGCCACGGCCATCGGCAAGTACTGGCTGTGCCGGCGCGCGCCGGCCTTCGTCAACGAGGCGCAGGAGTGCCTGGGTGGTGCTGGTTACGTGGAGGAGTCGATCCTGCCGCGCCTGTTCCGCCAGTCGCCGCTCAATGGCATCTGGGAAGGCAGCGGCAATATCCAGTGCCTGGACGTGCTGCGCGCGTTGGCCAGGGAGCCCGAATGCGGCGAAGCGTTACTGGCCGAGCTGGCATCCGCGCGCGGCCTGGATCGCGACTACGACCGCCAGTTCGATGCCATCGCTTCGCAGCTTGCAGAAGGGCAGGCCGTTGAAGCCGGATCACGCCTGCTGGTCGAACGCCTGGCGCTGCTGTTGCAGGCCTGCGTGTTGTTGCGCACAGGCAGCCCGGCGGCGGAGTTGTTCTGTCGTTCGCGGTTGGGCGGTGCCCATGGTCTGGCGATGGGGACGCTGCCGGTCAGCGCGGATTTCGGGATGCTGATCGGGCGGGCATTACCGTAG